One Nitrospina watsonii DNA segment encodes these proteins:
- a CDS encoding isoprenyl transferase produces the protein MYKSPLMDQIDFSRLPRHIAIIMDGNGRWAKKNFMPRVEGHRQGVKSVDHIVTLCTEMHIPALTLYSFSDENWNRPRTEINALMKILDQYLRRELERMQRENIRFNTIGRVYELPEDIQNLIQHAKDTTAANDGLVLTLALSYGGRQEMLDAVRKIVKQVQEGQLRYEDIDFPTLENSLATHGLPELDLLIRTSGELRISNFLLYQIAYTELHYTGVLWPDFREDDLLKAIIDFQKRERRFGMIGDQIVQT, from the coding sequence TTGTACAAATCCCCGCTCATGGATCAGATCGATTTCAGCCGCCTGCCGCGCCACATCGCCATCATCATGGACGGCAACGGACGCTGGGCGAAGAAGAACTTCATGCCGCGCGTCGAAGGCCACCGGCAGGGCGTGAAGTCGGTCGATCACATCGTGACGCTGTGCACGGAGATGCACATCCCGGCGCTCACGCTCTATTCCTTTTCCGACGAAAACTGGAACCGGCCGCGCACCGAGATCAACGCGCTCATGAAAATCCTCGACCAGTACCTGCGCCGGGAATTGGAGCGCATGCAACGCGAGAACATCCGCTTCAACACCATCGGCCGCGTGTACGAACTGCCGGAAGACATCCAGAACCTCATTCAACACGCAAAGGACACCACGGCGGCCAACGACGGGCTGGTGCTGACCCTCGCCCTCAGTTACGGCGGACGGCAGGAAATGCTCGATGCGGTGCGCAAGATCGTCAAACAGGTGCAGGAAGGTCAACTGCGCTATGAGGACATCGATTTCCCCACACTCGAAAACAGCCTGGCCACACACGGCCTGCCGGAACTCGACCTCCTGATCCGCACCAGCGGCGAGTTGCGCATCAGCAACTTCCTCCTCTACCAGATCGCCTACACCGAATTGCACTACACCGGCGTACTGTGGCCCGACTTCCGCGAAGACGACCTCTTGAAAGCCATCATCGATTTCCAGAAACGCGAACGCCGCTTCGGCATGATCGGCGACCAGATTGTCCAAACCTAA
- the frr gene encoding ribosome recycling factor, translating into MDELLKDSERKMKASIDHLHQEFGKVRTGRASVALVEDLKVEFYGNPTPLNQTATLSTPDSRTISIAPWDPSLLPVIEKAIAASDLGLNPSNDGKVIRLNIPPLTTERRQQMTKVVRKYAEEGKVAIRNIRRDFNDKIKAMEKDGDISKDDEKRGHDLIQKMTDKYVEEVDKITAGKEKDVMEE; encoded by the coding sequence ATGGATGAATTACTGAAAGACTCAGAACGCAAAATGAAGGCGTCGATCGACCACCTGCATCAGGAGTTCGGCAAGGTGCGCACGGGGCGCGCTTCGGTGGCGCTGGTGGAAGACCTCAAGGTGGAGTTTTACGGCAACCCGACGCCGCTCAACCAGACCGCCACCCTGTCCACCCCGGACAGCCGCACCATCTCCATCGCGCCGTGGGACCCGTCCCTGCTGCCGGTGATCGAAAAAGCCATCGCCGCATCGGACCTCGGCCTCAATCCGTCGAACGACGGCAAGGTGATCCGGCTCAATATTCCGCCGCTCACCACGGAACGCCGCCAGCAGATGACCAAGGTGGTGCGCAAGTACGCCGAGGAGGGCAAGGTCGCCATCCGCAACATCCGCCGCGACTTCAACGACAAAATCAAGGCCATGGAAAAGGACGGCGACATTTCCAAAGATGACGAAAAACGGGGGCACGATCTGATCCAGAAAATGACCGACAAGTATGTCGAGGAAGTGGACAAGATCACCGCCGGCAAGGAAAAAGATGTGATGGAAGAATGA
- the pyrH gene encoding UMP kinase: MSDGTEPGRTQYKRILLKLGGESLAEVGGFGIDQKALQGIALEIAEAKNLGVQIAIVIGGGNILRGATASNLGMERVTADYMGMLATVINAMALQSALEQAGVPTRVLTALDIRQVAEPYVRRRAIRHLEKDRIVIFAAGTGNPYFTTDTAASLRAIEIEAEVIFKATKVDGVYSADPMLDPDAVKFPELTYLEVLKKGLKVMDSTSVSLCMDNKLPMVIFNVSNQDAIKRAIMGEPIGTRVGVS, encoded by the coding sequence ATGAGCGACGGCACGGAGCCAGGAAGAACCCAGTACAAAAGAATTCTTTTGAAGCTGGGGGGGGAGAGCCTGGCTGAAGTCGGCGGGTTCGGCATCGATCAGAAAGCCCTGCAGGGCATTGCCCTGGAAATCGCGGAAGCGAAAAACCTGGGCGTGCAGATCGCCATCGTCATCGGCGGCGGCAACATTTTACGCGGCGCCACCGCCAGCAACCTGGGCATGGAACGCGTCACCGCCGACTACATGGGCATGCTGGCCACGGTGATCAACGCCATGGCGTTGCAAAGCGCACTGGAGCAGGCAGGCGTGCCGACGCGGGTGTTGACGGCACTGGACATCCGCCAGGTGGCGGAACCGTATGTGCGCCGCCGCGCCATCCGGCATCTCGAAAAAGACCGCATCGTCATCTTCGCCGCGGGCACCGGCAACCCCTACTTCACCACGGACACCGCCGCCAGCCTGCGCGCCATCGAGATCGAGGCCGAAGTCATCTTCAAAGCCACCAAGGTGGACGGCGTCTATTCCGCCGATCCCATGCTCGATCCCGATGCGGTCAAGTTTCCGGAATTGACCTATCTCGAAGTTTTGAAAAAAGGGCTGAAGGTGATGGATTCCACCTCCGTCAGCCTGTGTATGGACAACAAACTGCCCATGGTCATTTTCAATGTCAGCAATCAGGATGCGATCAAGCGCGCCATCATGGGTGAACCCATTGGAACCCGGGTCGGAGTAAGCTGA
- a CDS encoding translation elongation factor Ts encodes MEVTADMVKNLREKSGAGILECRNALKETGGDIDDAITHLRKKGMAKADKKGDRTTGDGAIGSYIHPGAKIGVLVELNCETDFVAKNDEYQALLRDIAMHIAAAKPRFTSRDEVTQDVLDKEREIFAHQARESGKPENVIEKIVDGKMSKFYEESCLLDQPFVKDTSITVQELIKQKIATLGENITVGGFSRMEISK; translated from the coding sequence ATGGAAGTCACAGCAGACATGGTCAAAAACCTGCGCGAAAAATCCGGCGCCGGCATTTTGGAATGCCGCAATGCGCTCAAGGAAACCGGCGGCGACATTGACGACGCCATCACCCATCTCCGCAAAAAAGGCATGGCCAAAGCGGACAAGAAGGGCGACCGCACCACCGGCGACGGCGCCATCGGTTCCTACATCCACCCCGGCGCCAAAATCGGCGTGCTGGTCGAGCTGAACTGCGAGACCGACTTCGTCGCCAAAAACGACGAATACCAGGCCTTGCTCCGCGACATCGCCATGCACATTGCCGCCGCCAAGCCGCGCTTCACCTCGCGCGACGAAGTGACGCAGGATGTGCTGGACAAGGAACGCGAGATTTTCGCGCACCAGGCACGGGAATCCGGCAAGCCGGAAAACGTGATCGAAAAAATCGTGGACGGCAAGATGAGCAAGTTTTACGAAGAAAGCTGCCTGCTCGATCAGCCGTTCGTCAAGGACACGTCGATCACGGTGCAGGAGTTGATCAAGCAGAAAATCGCCACGCTCGGCGAGAACATCACCGTCGGTGGGTTTTCACGAATGGAAATCTCTAAATGA
- the rpsB gene encoding 30S ribosomal protein S2: MATIAVKELLEAGVHFGHQTTRWNPKMRDYIFCARNGIHIIDLQKTIHKFREAEKFVQTLTQQGKKILFVATKTQAKDLIADEATRSNMFYINQRWLGGTLTNFQTIRKSIDRLIGLERMEEEGKFELLRKKEAQQRRKEIEKLNKFLQGIKTMKDLPDAVFIVDTRKERIALAEANKLGIPVVAIVDTNCDPDGIDYLIPGNDDAIRSISLFTKRLADVSIEGHETFKAKHQDKKEDAEQAAGKKGESAGDAGKPDAAGAAKNKADTKPKSEKSVPA, from the coding sequence ATGGCAACCATCGCAGTCAAAGAACTATTGGAAGCGGGCGTTCACTTCGGGCATCAGACCACCCGGTGGAATCCCAAAATGAGAGACTATATTTTTTGTGCCCGAAACGGCATTCATATCATTGACCTGCAGAAAACGATCCACAAATTCCGCGAAGCGGAAAAGTTTGTGCAGACGTTGACGCAGCAGGGCAAAAAAATTCTGTTCGTCGCCACCAAGACACAGGCGAAAGACCTGATCGCCGACGAAGCGACGCGGTCCAACATGTTCTACATCAACCAGCGCTGGCTGGGTGGCACGCTGACCAATTTCCAGACCATCCGCAAAAGCATCGACCGGCTCATCGGCCTGGAGCGCATGGAGGAGGAAGGCAAGTTCGAACTCCTGCGCAAGAAGGAAGCACAGCAGCGGCGCAAGGAAATCGAAAAACTCAACAAGTTCCTGCAGGGCATCAAAACCATGAAGGACCTGCCCGATGCGGTGTTCATCGTGGACACACGCAAGGAACGCATCGCGCTCGCCGAAGCCAACAAGCTGGGCATTCCCGTGGTGGCCATCGTCGATACCAATTGCGATCCGGACGGCATCGATTACCTGATCCCGGGCAACGACGACGCCATCCGTTCGATCAGCCTGTTCACCAAGCGGTTGGCCGACGTGTCCATCGAAGGCCACGAAACGTTCAAGGCGAAGCATCAGGACAAAAAAGAAGACGCGGAACAAGCCGCCGGGAAAAAAGGGGAATCGGCCGGAGACGCCGGCAAGCCGGATGCCGCCGGAGCTGCAAAGAACAAGGCGGACACCAAGCCGAAGTCGGAGAAATCCGTTCCCGCCTGA
- a CDS encoding GNAT family N-acetyltransferase, protein MEAFSKEDLPALKHLSEEAGWDQTTSDWEAILETGYVCGPRDRSGTPTACGALFDYGPALCALGMLLVTSSQQKKGVGKKIMEHLLDRREPKGKPVMLVAGSRVKEFYEKLGFREVERIHKLQAPPKTAPPVSTFSLQQSIQPIQEQDLVPILSVDQQVLGANRSDMLRTRCRQSAQTLRITNPHGTLLGYGMGFAEAEDAQLFIGPLIAFNRFSALDLISAMMNAHNGGPVRIDVSSRREDLVQTLMDAGFQELDTQPVMVKDAPSLPGKRDHLFALASQAWG, encoded by the coding sequence ATGGAAGCGTTTTCCAAAGAAGATCTGCCCGCGCTCAAACACCTGTCTGAAGAAGCGGGCTGGGATCAAACGACCAGCGACTGGGAAGCCATTCTGGAAACCGGATACGTGTGTGGTCCGCGCGACCGATCCGGCACCCCCACCGCCTGCGGCGCCCTGTTCGATTACGGCCCCGCGCTCTGCGCCCTCGGCATGCTGTTGGTCACAAGCTCCCAACAGAAAAAAGGGGTGGGCAAAAAGATCATGGAACACCTGCTCGACCGGCGCGAACCGAAAGGCAAACCGGTGATGCTGGTGGCGGGAAGCCGGGTGAAGGAGTTTTACGAGAAGCTCGGCTTCCGCGAAGTCGAACGCATCCACAAATTGCAGGCGCCGCCCAAAACCGCACCCCCCGTCTCCACCTTTTCCCTGCAACAAAGCATCCAGCCCATCCAGGAACAGGACCTGGTGCCGATCCTTTCGGTGGACCAGCAGGTGCTGGGCGCCAACCGCTCGGACATGCTGCGCACCCGCTGCCGCCAGTCGGCGCAGACCCTGCGCATCACCAATCCGCATGGGACGCTGCTGGGGTATGGCATGGGGTTCGCGGAAGCGGAAGACGCGCAACTGTTCATCGGTCCGCTGATCGCCTTCAACCGCTTTTCGGCGCTCGATTTGATTTCGGCCATGATGAACGCGCACAACGGCGGCCCGGTGCGTATCGACGTCTCCAGCAGACGGGAAGACCTCGTGCAGACCCTGATGGACGCGGGCTTCCAGGAACTCGACACCCAGCCGGTGATGGTGAAAGACGCCCCCTCCCTGCCCGGCAAACGCGACCACCTGTTCGCCCTCGCCTCCCAGGCGTGGGGATAA
- the glnD gene encoding [protein-PII] uridylyltransferase — protein MNEPTVKFQFGADFSALETIPEDPRERSQYFQRFKSFLNVSRNKIKAWHRQGAGGREVIQAHAGLIDETIKHVVLAIAGLEAFRKADLSHRFALIAVGGYGRGELNPCSDIDLLFLLNKKLDRQLDSFIQEIISVLWGIGLEIGHSCRTLKECQTLAREDSTVRTSMIETRFLVGAKELYERLWDSVYKNVPQKHAQQYLDTTLRQFFARPASGEGVTSHPEPDIKNGPGGLRDYHVAMWAVAMCFDGTSLAEIDRDDILDAGELQTLKKSVNFLLRVRNELHYLTGKKADVLTRSIQMDLAHHLGYEGNGAVAVERFMREYFLHATHIHTISEAVFHRCLESRPLLQKVITSLQHKKLASGFLVYKSQLRVPDHADDLFETDRALILTAFNLCRDHDLELDAQLKRLIRLNKHRLDAEFIRGMQVKTFLYDLLKAPKSFLLLRQMHEAGVLGQLLPEFEQSLFEVHYDFYHRYTSDEHALRMVRFLEELDTSKDVNLNKLKQVYVSIPDRVVLKLACLLQTFGNRPGDLGNDHAESPLADVARRLQLTPKQQGTLHFLVKHKNMMNELAFHHDIHHPPTIRNLGHLTGQTDRLDLLFLLSYADLKAVAPETWTEWKNILLTELYHRTRNFLVRPESIDEKPKATRNAVYSLLADEFDRATISEHMDAMPEDYFLTESSEDIADHIRLIQSMGGRPFSLKATYHEKGGFYNLVVAGPSDIHLFKNLVGTLTARAMNILGAQIFARNGGLTVLIIQVNAQEVQKLYRDMATVWQEIEDNVCRILDKQTTLGDLLRTRTRFHEKKNSGVGIEPKIQIDNWPEDRFTRVRIEARDHPGMLYKIVFTLAQFGIELHRAKIAVRGGRGIDMFSVSLRGGKILFQPLIQRIKDKIIQDLLVEKLEELS, from the coding sequence ATGAACGAACCCACTGTCAAGTTTCAGTTTGGCGCTGATTTCTCGGCGCTGGAGACGATACCGGAAGACCCCCGGGAGCGCTCGCAGTATTTCCAGCGGTTCAAATCGTTTCTGAACGTCAGCCGCAACAAGATCAAGGCCTGGCACCGGCAGGGGGCGGGCGGACGCGAGGTGATCCAGGCGCATGCCGGCCTCATCGATGAAACCATCAAACACGTGGTCCTCGCCATCGCCGGGCTGGAGGCATTTCGCAAGGCCGATCTCAGCCATCGCTTTGCGCTGATCGCGGTCGGCGGCTACGGCCGCGGCGAACTCAACCCCTGTTCCGACATCGACCTCCTGTTCCTGCTGAACAAGAAGCTGGACCGGCAGCTCGACAGTTTCATTCAGGAGATCATTTCCGTACTGTGGGGCATCGGCCTGGAGATCGGCCACAGTTGCCGGACGCTCAAGGAATGCCAGACCCTCGCCCGCGAGGATTCCACCGTCCGCACCTCCATGATCGAGACCCGCTTCCTGGTCGGCGCCAAAGAGTTGTACGAACGGTTGTGGGATTCCGTTTACAAAAACGTCCCGCAAAAGCACGCACAGCAGTACCTGGACACCACCCTGCGCCAGTTCTTTGCGCGTCCGGCCAGCGGCGAAGGCGTGACCAGCCATCCGGAGCCGGACATCAAAAACGGTCCCGGCGGCCTGCGCGATTATCATGTCGCCATGTGGGCGGTGGCCATGTGCTTCGACGGCACATCGCTGGCCGAAATCGACCGCGATGACATCCTCGATGCGGGCGAGTTGCAAACATTGAAAAAGTCCGTCAACTTCCTGCTCCGCGTGCGCAACGAGTTGCACTACCTGACCGGAAAAAAGGCCGACGTGCTGACGCGCTCCATCCAGATGGATCTCGCTCACCATCTGGGATACGAGGGCAACGGAGCCGTGGCGGTGGAACGGTTCATGCGGGAGTACTTCCTCCACGCCACCCACATTCATACCATCTCGGAGGCGGTGTTCCACCGTTGCCTGGAGTCGCGCCCCTTGCTTCAGAAAGTCATCACCTCGCTGCAACACAAAAAGCTGGCGTCCGGTTTTTTGGTGTACAAATCGCAACTGCGCGTGCCGGACCACGCCGACGACCTGTTCGAGACCGATCGCGCGCTCATCCTGACCGCCTTCAACCTGTGCCGCGACCATGACCTGGAGCTCGACGCCCAGCTCAAACGCCTCATCCGCCTGAACAAACACCGGCTGGATGCGGAGTTCATCCGCGGCATGCAGGTGAAGACGTTCCTGTACGATCTGCTCAAGGCGCCCAAATCCTTTTTGCTGCTCAGGCAGATGCACGAGGCCGGGGTGCTGGGCCAGTTGCTGCCGGAATTCGAGCAGTCGCTGTTTGAAGTGCATTACGATTTTTACCACCGCTACACCAGCGACGAGCACGCCCTGCGCATGGTGCGGTTTCTGGAAGAACTGGATACCAGCAAGGACGTCAATCTGAACAAGCTCAAACAGGTTTATGTCAGCATCCCGGACCGGGTCGTTCTGAAACTGGCCTGCCTGCTGCAAACCTTCGGCAACCGGCCGGGGGACCTGGGCAACGACCACGCCGAAAGCCCGCTGGCGGATGTGGCCCGGCGCCTGCAACTGACGCCGAAACAGCAGGGCACGCTGCATTTCCTGGTCAAACACAAAAACATGATGAACGAACTGGCCTTCCACCACGATATCCACCACCCGCCCACCATCCGCAACCTGGGGCACCTGACCGGACAAACGGACCGCCTCGACCTCTTGTTCCTGTTGAGCTATGCCGACCTCAAGGCGGTGGCGCCGGAAACCTGGACGGAATGGAAAAACATTTTACTGACCGAGTTGTACCACCGCACCCGCAACTTCCTGGTGCGGCCGGAATCCATCGATGAAAAACCCAAGGCCACGCGCAACGCCGTCTATTCCCTGCTGGCCGACGAGTTCGACCGCGCGACGATCAGCGAACACATGGACGCCATGCCGGAAGATTATTTCCTGACCGAATCCTCGGAAGACATCGCCGACCACATCCGTCTCATCCAGAGCATGGGCGGACGGCCTTTCAGCCTGAAGGCGACGTATCACGAAAAAGGCGGGTTCTACAATCTGGTGGTGGCCGGGCCGAGCGACATCCACCTGTTCAAAAACCTCGTCGGCACCCTCACCGCCCGTGCCATGAACATCCTGGGCGCACAAATCTTCGCCCGCAACGGCGGCCTGACCGTGCTCATCATTCAGGTGAATGCGCAGGAAGTGCAAAAACTTTACAGGGATATGGCCACCGTCTGGCAAGAGATCGAAGACAATGTGTGCCGCATCCTCGACAAGCAAACCACGTTGGGCGACCTGCTGCGCACGCGCACGCGTTTCCACGAAAAAAAGAACTCCGGCGTGGGCATCGAACCCAAAATCCAGATCGACAACTGGCCCGAAGACCGCTTCACCCGCGTGCGCATCGAAGCCCGCGACCACCCCGGCATGCTGTACAAGATCGTGTTCACGCTGGCGCAATTCGGCATCGAGTTGCACCGGGCGAAAATCGCCGTCCGCGGCGGGCGCGGCATCGACATGTTTTCGGTGTCGCTGCGCGGCGGCAAAATCCTGTTCCAGCCGCTGATCCAGCGCATCAAGGACAAGATCATCCAGGATCTCCTGGTGGAAAAATTGGAAGAGCTGTCCTGA
- the mdh gene encoding malate dehydrogenase: MRKKITVVGAGQVGTTVAQLIAFRNLADVVLIDIVEGVPQGKALDLQQSGCLQVFDSLITGTNDYKDTADSDIVVITAGVPRKPGQDRADLLKTNANIVKNVTEEVMKHSKNPILIVVSNPLDAMVYLAKEVSGLPRERVMGMAGVLDSARFRTFVALELNCSMVDVDAMVLGGHGDSMVPMPRYTTVSGISITNLMDRDQIERLVERTRKGGAEIVGLLKNGSAFLAPGASVAKMVEAIVQDKKRILPCTAYLNGEYNWKGIFFGVPVELGFNGINKIIELDLTPEEKEALDTSAKDVKTTIEEVDAFLGKSV, encoded by the coding sequence ATGCGTAAAAAAATCACCGTTGTGGGTGCCGGGCAGGTGGGCACCACGGTCGCTCAGTTGATCGCATTCAGAAATCTTGCTGATGTCGTTCTCATCGACATCGTGGAAGGCGTGCCGCAGGGCAAGGCGCTCGACCTGCAACAGTCGGGTTGCCTGCAGGTGTTCGACAGCCTCATCACCGGCACCAACGATTACAAGGACACCGCCGACTCCGATATCGTGGTCATCACCGCGGGCGTGCCGCGCAAACCGGGTCAGGATCGCGCCGACCTGCTGAAGACCAACGCGAATATTGTCAAAAACGTCACCGAAGAGGTGATGAAGCATTCCAAAAATCCCATCCTCATTGTTGTGTCCAATCCGCTGGACGCCATGGTGTACCTGGCGAAAGAGGTTTCCGGCCTGCCGCGCGAACGCGTCATGGGCATGGCGGGGGTGCTGGACAGCGCCCGGTTCCGCACCTTCGTGGCTTTGGAACTCAACTGCTCAATGGTGGACGTGGATGCCATGGTGCTGGGCGGTCACGGCGACTCCATGGTGCCGATGCCGCGCTACACCACGGTCTCCGGCATCTCCATCACCAATCTCATGGATCGGGACCAGATCGAACGGCTGGTCGAACGCACCCGCAAGGGCGGTGCGGAGATCGTCGGCCTGCTCAAAAACGGCAGTGCCTTCCTCGCGCCCGGCGCCTCCGTGGCCAAGATGGTGGAAGCCATCGTGCAGGACAAAAAACGCATTCTGCCGTGCACGGCCTACTTGAACGGAGAGTACAACTGGAAGGGCATCTTCTTCGGCGTGCCGGTGGAATTGGGCTTCAACGGGATCAACAAGATCATCGAGCTCGACCTCACACCGGAAGAAAAAGAAGCGCTCGACACCTCGGCGAAAGACGTCAAGACGACCATCGAGGAAGTGGACGCGTTCCTCGGCAAAAGCGTCTGA
- a CDS encoding metallophosphoesterase, with amino-acid sequence MLRRFLPHRNPFPLLLITLALCLAFAPPAWAHGKAHLKVVVVGDTGIGERAHTPGFDAVQQSMRQQGADILLHLGDFVYQDQMFPAHCPDRYLHTLRQTLVTPYPVRLFVAGDNDLPPVKWKPKASGCWDRIAKLATPFDTFPGSPAPRVREGVMQFDLVLFVVLDALDWKDPTPWLKPLIEEARAKQKWVIVALHEPALTTAWYLDKRQTVLKQINALAPDLVFAGNQHSYERFYPLGVPDANGGVPFIETSDYARGQGVTHIVTGGGGATFKPFADQEGNAEHTAPPAIRKALATRALMFHYLTLEMDHDRLQLTTFRVCAPASADHNPRWRSKMKAWERIRLECDGQAVGVTPYDTVTIRNP; translated from the coding sequence ATGCTCCGCCGATTCCTGCCGCATCGAAATCCCTTCCCCCTGCTGCTCATCACGCTGGCGTTGTGCCTGGCGTTCGCGCCCCCGGCGTGGGCGCACGGCAAGGCCCATTTGAAGGTGGTGGTGGTCGGCGACACCGGCATCGGCGAACGCGCCCACACGCCGGGCTTCGACGCGGTGCAGCAATCCATGCGCCAACAGGGCGCGGACATCCTGCTGCATCTCGGTGACTTCGTGTACCAGGACCAGATGTTTCCCGCCCACTGCCCCGACCGTTACCTCCACACCCTCCGGCAAACGCTGGTGACGCCCTACCCGGTGCGCCTGTTCGTCGCCGGGGACAACGACCTGCCGCCGGTCAAATGGAAACCGAAGGCCTCCGGCTGCTGGGACCGCATTGCCAAACTGGCGACGCCGTTCGACACCTTCCCGGGTTCCCCCGCGCCCCGCGTGCGCGAAGGCGTCATGCAGTTCGACCTGGTTTTGTTTGTGGTGCTGGATGCGCTCGACTGGAAGGACCCGACGCCGTGGCTGAAGCCATTGATCGAAGAGGCGCGGGCGAAGCAGAAGTGGGTGATCGTGGCGCTGCACGAACCGGCGCTGACCACGGCGTGGTACCTCGACAAACGCCAGACGGTGCTGAAGCAGATCAACGCACTGGCGCCGGATCTCGTCTTCGCCGGCAACCAGCATTCCTACGAACGGTTTTATCCGCTGGGGGTGCCGGATGCAAACGGCGGCGTGCCGTTCATTGAAACATCGGATTATGCACGGGGCCAGGGGGTGACGCACATCGTGACAGGAGGGGGAGGCGCGACGTTCAAGCCGTTCGCCGATCAGGAAGGCAATGCCGAACACACGGCCCCGCCCGCCATCCGCAAGGCGCTGGCAACGCGGGCATTGATGTTTCATTACCTGACGCTGGAAATGGACCACGACCGCCTGCAACTCACAACCTTTCGCGTGTGTGCGCCGGCCTCGGCAGACCACAACCCGCGCTGGCGGTCGAAGATGAAGGCTTGGGAGCGCATCCGTCTGGAATGCGACGGACAGGCGGTGGGGGTGACGCCTTACGATACGGTGACGATCCGCAACCCGTAG
- a CDS encoding arsenate reductase ArsC, producing the protein MGQKCKILFLCTGNSCRSQMAEGWARHLKGEAIEAHSAGTDPQSLNPLAVEVMREVGVDISGHASKHVDAVMSVPFDYVVTVCGHADATCPRFPGEAKVVHHGFDDPPKLAADAQTEEDAMAHYRRVRDEIQAYVQTLPESLHCP; encoded by the coding sequence ATGGGGCAAAAATGCAAAATCCTGTTTTTATGCACCGGGAATTCCTGCCGGAGTCAGATGGCGGAAGGCTGGGCGCGCCATTTGAAAGGCGAGGCCATTGAGGCCCATTCCGCCGGAACCGACCCCCAAAGCCTGAATCCGCTGGCGGTTGAAGTCATGCGGGAGGTGGGGGTGGATATCTCCGGCCACGCCTCCAAGCACGTCGATGCCGTGATGTCGGTGCCCTTCGATTATGTGGTCACCGTGTGCGGTCATGCCGACGCCACCTGCCCCAGGTTTCCCGGTGAGGCCAAGGTGGTGCATCATGGATTTGACGATCCGCCGAAGCTCGCCGCCGACGCCCAGACCGAGGAGGACGCGATGGCGCATTACCGCCGGGTGCGCGACGAGATCCAAGCCTACGTTCAAACTCTGCCAGAGAGTCTGCATTGCCCATAA
- the lexA gene encoding transcriptional repressor LexA, translating into MYLTRRQKEIHQFIESHIRQRGYAPSIMEIAKQFQLSSPATVHKHLSHLEAKGLIRRQQNQSRAIELVEDLQSALEYPLLGTIAAGRPLEVFEAREMMSLLPNPGGKDLFVLRVQGQSMIDDHIQDGDYVIVERRDQADNGETVVALLDNDSATLKRFYREKGHVRLQPANAAMPPIIVKDGDFQIQGVVVGVLRKF; encoded by the coding sequence ATGTATCTCACCCGGCGGCAGAAGGAAATCCACCAGTTCATCGAGAGCCATATCCGCCAGCGCGGTTACGCGCCCAGCATCATGGAGATTGCCAAACAGTTCCAGTTGTCGTCACCGGCGACGGTGCACAAGCACCTCAGTCACCTGGAAGCGAAAGGCCTCATTCGCCGCCAGCAGAACCAGAGCCGCGCCATTGAGCTGGTCGAGGACCTCCAGAGCGCGCTGGAGTACCCGTTGCTGGGCACCATCGCCGCCGGCCGTCCGCTGGAGGTGTTCGAGGCCAGGGAGATGATGTCGCTGTTGCCGAACCCTGGAGGCAAGGACCTGTTCGTGCTGCGCGTCCAGGGCCAGTCGATGATCGATGATCACATTCAGGACGGCGACTACGTCATCGTCGAGCGCCGCGACCAGGCGGACAACGGCGAGACGGTGGTGGCTCTGCTCGACAACGACTCGGCGACGCTGAAACGCTTCTATAGAGAGAAAGGGCACGTGCGCCTGCAACCGGCCAATGCCGCCATGCCGCCGATCATCGTTAAAGACGGCGACTTCCAGATCCAGGGCGTGGTCGTCGGCGTCCTCCGCAAATTCTAG